In the genome of Paenibacillus pabuli, one region contains:
- a CDS encoding MerR family transcriptional regulator: MKYFSISEASAQLNIPDSTLRYYEKKGLLPLIERDDAGRRLFSENQMALLETLVCLKNTHMPISQIKQYIDWIVEGNRTLEARLEMMQKHKQAVLDEILIMQESLKGIEFKITRYTHQIQERNQDED; encoded by the coding sequence ATGAAGTATTTTTCCATTAGCGAAGCTTCAGCTCAATTAAATATTCCAGACTCAACATTACGTTATTATGAAAAAAAAGGGCTTCTGCCTTTAATCGAACGGGATGATGCTGGGAGGCGGTTATTTTCAGAAAACCAGATGGCACTATTGGAAACCCTTGTTTGTTTAAAAAACACGCATATGCCCATTAGTCAAATTAAGCAATATATAGATTGGATCGTAGAAGGCAATCGTACGCTCGAGGCCAGGCTTGAAATGATGCAAAAACACAAGCAGGCTGTACTCGATGAGATTTTGATCATGCAGGAATCCCTAAAGGGAATTGAATTCAAAATCACACGTTACACCCATCAGATACAGGAAAGAAACCAAGACGAGGACTAG
- a CDS encoding SDR family oxidoreductase — translation MKLSGNTVLITGGGSGIGLAFAERFLSAGNTVIVTGRRADVLQHAKETHPGLITYVNDLNMESERAALFDWVTTNYPEVNVLVNNAGIQQRFNMLTTDAKNDWSYFNKEITTNIEAPFHLSMLFAPYLATKEEATIINVTSGLAFTPFAIAPIYSATKAALHSFTISLRHQLSDTSVEVIEVAPPAVSTDLGGAGLHTHGEPLDDFADGIFEGLQEGHQEIGYGTSVARLRMSRDEVDKYAESMYNATKDLIE, via the coding sequence ATGAAACTTTCAGGAAATACAGTACTCATTACAGGCGGAGGTTCTGGGATCGGATTAGCATTTGCAGAGCGCTTCTTAAGCGCCGGAAATACAGTCATTGTTACTGGGCGACGTGCGGATGTACTTCAACATGCGAAAGAAACACACCCTGGCCTTATTACGTATGTGAATGATCTGAATATGGAATCCGAGCGTGCAGCACTGTTTGATTGGGTAACCACGAACTACCCGGAAGTGAATGTGTTAGTCAACAATGCCGGTATCCAACAACGTTTTAATATGCTGACAACGGATGCAAAGAACGATTGGAGTTATTTCAATAAAGAAATTACTACGAATATTGAAGCTCCATTTCATCTATCCATGCTATTCGCTCCTTATCTTGCAACCAAAGAAGAGGCGACGATAATTAACGTCACTTCCGGGTTGGCCTTCACGCCGTTTGCCATTGCTCCGATCTATTCAGCAACCAAGGCGGCCCTTCACTCTTTTACAATCAGTCTGAGACACCAGCTTTCGGATACATCTGTAGAGGTCATTGAAGTTGCTCCTCCGGCAGTAAGTACAGACCTGGGTGGAGCAGGACTGCATACGCATGGAGAACCATTGGATGATTTTGCAGATGGAATTTTCGAAGGATTACAAGAGGGTCATCAAGAAATTGGGTACGGCACTTCTGTTGCTCGCTTACGGATGTCCCGAGATGAAGTCGACAAATACGCAGAAAGCATGTATAACGCAACAAAAGATCTCATTGAATAA
- a CDS encoding GNAT family N-acetyltransferase codes for MITELHTERLHLRKMKVSDSPSLFTVWSDPDVTKFMNVSCFTDVEQAKEMIHLLDDLSRDRKAIRFSIIKKESNEIIGSCGYNFLDFDNLKAEIGYDLAKSSWGRGYASEVVSCLVDHGFSSLKLNRVEAKVDPENVNSIKLLQKLCFTFEGTLREYERVEGKFNDLHMYSKLVSD; via the coding sequence TTGATTACAGAGTTACACACAGAACGTTTACATTTGAGAAAAATGAAGGTATCGGATTCTCCAAGCTTGTTTACGGTATGGTCTGATCCGGATGTTACTAAATTTATGAATGTTAGTTGTTTTACTGACGTAGAGCAAGCAAAAGAAATGATCCATCTGCTGGATGATCTTTCTCGGGATCGTAAGGCTATTCGTTTCTCCATAATTAAAAAAGAGTCCAACGAAATTATAGGTTCATGCGGTTATAATTTTTTGGATTTTGACAACTTAAAAGCTGAAATTGGATATGACCTTGCTAAATCATCTTGGGGAAGAGGTTATGCTTCAGAGGTGGTCTCTTGTTTGGTGGATCACGGATTCTCATCTTTAAAATTGAACCGAGTCGAAGCCAAGGTTGATCCCGAAAATGTGAATTCTATAAAGCTCTTACAAAAGCTCTGTTTCACATTTGAAGGAACACTTAGAGAATATGAACGTGTGGAAGGAAAGTTTAACGATCTCCATATGTATTCAAAGTTAGTATCAGATTGA
- a CDS encoding SDR family oxidoreductase produces the protein MADPNKPLVLVTGGSGFIAVHIIVKLLEKKYRVRATLRTMSRQDEVKAMIISGGVTHIENLSFVQTDLTSDNNWDSAVEGADYVIHVASPTPNKIYKDEHEMIGPAREGVLRVLRAARDAGVKRVVLTSAFGAIGVGHKHHTGPYTEEDWSNTDAKIHPYQKSKTLAEKTAWEFIRKEGNGLELATVNPVGVMGPILGNDYSHSNDIVRQMLEGKLKSVPKIYSDYVDVRDVAELHILAMVRPEASGERFIASSAENLSTLEIANILRENLGEDAINVPKGELPNSIVRVAAIFNPKLRMIATLLGKDMSTSNQKAKRILGWTPRSAEEAIIATGKSMMIVIKGQMK, from the coding sequence ATGGCAGACCCTAACAAACCTTTAGTGCTGGTGACCGGAGGTTCAGGATTTATCGCTGTTCATATAATCGTGAAATTACTGGAGAAGAAGTATCGTGTGCGGGCAACTCTTCGTACAATGAGCAGACAAGATGAAGTAAAAGCCATGATAATATCGGGCGGGGTGACACATATTGAGAATTTGTCATTTGTTCAAACGGATTTAACTTCTGATAATAACTGGGATAGTGCGGTTGAAGGAGCGGATTATGTCATTCATGTGGCATCCCCAACACCCAATAAAATATATAAAGATGAACATGAAATGATTGGGCCAGCACGTGAGGGTGTTTTGCGAGTGTTGAGAGCAGCACGTGATGCAGGGGTCAAACGCGTTGTTCTAACTTCTGCTTTCGGAGCAATCGGTGTGGGACATAAGCATCACACAGGGCCATACACCGAAGAAGATTGGTCCAATACAGACGCAAAAATTCATCCCTATCAAAAATCCAAGACACTCGCTGAAAAAACTGCCTGGGAATTTATACGAAAGGAAGGGAATGGTTTAGAATTAGCGACGGTAAATCCTGTTGGTGTGATGGGGCCAATTCTAGGTAATGATTATTCTCATTCAAATGATATCGTTCGCCAGATGTTAGAGGGCAAGCTAAAGTCTGTCCCCAAGATTTATTCTGATTATGTGGATGTTCGAGATGTTGCAGAGCTGCATATCTTGGCAATGGTTCGTCCCGAAGCAAGTGGAGAGCGATTTATAGCTTCTAGTGCAGAAAATCTCTCAACGTTGGAAATTGCAAATATTTTACGAGAAAATTTAGGGGAAGATGCCATAAACGTTCCAAAGGGAGAGCTCCCCAATAGTATTGTTCGTGTTGCGGCGATTTTCAATCCTAAATTAAGAATGATTGCAACACTCTTGGGAAAAGATATGTCAACGAGTAATCAAAAAGCCAAACGTATACTTGGTTGGACACCGCGTTCAGCAGAAGAAGCCATCATAGCAACGGGTAAAAGCATGATGATAGTCATCAAAGGGCAGATGAAGTAA
- a CDS encoding TetR/AcrR family transcriptional regulator: protein MAATDHAQIIKKDTREWITIALLELLKTKKISELTISELVKKAGVSRMAFYRNYENLEQVLIEYYEPKFADIFNKIAHKKSNEQKITDLTNFFLVISNDIKMSIESDYTGLIYQIFKNNITQFYDELIPFPNWTGAKRNYWIHFMSAGVFEIWMTWIKNGQQETIEEISTLIRLFHK, encoded by the coding sequence ATGGCAGCAACGGATCACGCACAAATTATAAAAAAAGACACAAGAGAATGGATAACGATTGCATTACTGGAGCTACTAAAAACAAAAAAAATTTCGGAGTTAACCATTTCAGAACTCGTTAAAAAAGCCGGTGTCAGTCGAATGGCATTCTATAGAAATTATGAAAATCTTGAACAAGTATTAATAGAGTACTACGAGCCTAAATTTGCAGATATATTCAATAAAATTGCGCACAAAAAGAGTAACGAACAAAAAATAACAGATCTAACCAACTTTTTTCTGGTCATCTCCAATGATATTAAAATGTCTATTGAGAGTGATTACACAGGGTTAATTTATCAAATCTTCAAGAACAACATAACTCAATTTTATGATGAGCTCATTCCCTTTCCAAACTGGACAGGTGCAAAACGAAATTATTGGATTCATTTTATGAGTGCCGGTGTTTTTGAAATTTGGATGACATGGATCAAAAATGGACAACAAGAAACCATAGAAGAAATATCAACACTCATACGACTATTCCATAAGTAA
- a CDS encoding collagen-like protein has translation MGFFPMPGPGGGFPGGPGGPVGPGGPGFPGGAPGGVQAPTAPPPQFVPQMQTAVPFAIDPGGIRRCMFRNTYIWLNNGEQFWFFPVFVGRNSVAGFRWFGFFWGYFGIDLNRISSFTCF, from the coding sequence ATGGGATTTTTTCCAATGCCGGGACCTGGCGGAGGGTTTCCAGGCGGACCAGGTGGACCAGTAGGGCCGGGGGGTCCGGGTTTTCCAGGGGGTGCACCGGGAGGCGTTCAAGCGCCGACGGCTCCTCCACCGCAGTTCGTACCGCAAATGCAGACCGCCGTTCCATTTGCTATTGACCCCGGCGGGATCAGACGCTGCATGTTCCGCAACACTTACATTTGGCTGAACAACGGCGAGCAATTCTGGTTCTTCCCGGTATTTGTCGGGCGTAATTCTGTTGCAGGGTTCAGATGGTTCGGTTTCTTCTGGGGATACTTCGGTATTGATTTGAATCGGATTAGCTCGTTCACGTGCTTTTAA
- a CDS encoding DUF4062 domain-containing protein produces MRKKLQIYISSTYYDLIEERHTAVEAVLQAGHIPAGIEQFFKESPMKIRKRWIDESDVYVLILGGFYGLTLPEDESKSYTHWEYEYAGEAGKPRFAFVVTDEALRQKPYDFTAIEYYQEFQEFKQTVMEQIPIYYVEDVRHIKMVLRDQLPGYAARDDLHGWVSGKDVPDVQKLLEENARLKAELEKKK; encoded by the coding sequence ATGAGAAAAAAACTACAAATTTACATATCGTCTACTTACTACGATCTTATTGAGGAAAGACATACCGCTGTTGAAGCCGTACTTCAAGCTGGTCATATCCCTGCTGGAATCGAGCAATTTTTCAAGGAAAGTCCAATGAAAATTAGGAAGAGATGGATCGACGAGTCCGATGTATATGTCCTGATTCTCGGAGGATTCTATGGTTTAACACTTCCTGAGGATGAATCCAAGAGCTATACCCATTGGGAGTATGAGTATGCCGGAGAAGCGGGCAAACCTAGATTTGCTTTTGTTGTCACAGATGAAGCATTAAGACAAAAGCCATACGACTTCACAGCAATTGAATACTATCAGGAGTTTCAAGAGTTTAAGCAAACCGTCATGGAACAAATCCCTATCTATTATGTTGAAGATGTACGGCACATTAAAATGGTACTTCGTGATCAATTGCCGGGGTATGCAGCAAGAGACGATTTGCATGGTTGGGTTTCTGGCAAGGATGTCCCGGATGTCCAAAAGCTGTTGGAAGAGAATGCACGATTAAAGGCGGAATTGGAGAAAAAGAAATGA